A genomic segment from Nicotiana tabacum cultivar K326 chromosome 7, ASM71507v2, whole genome shotgun sequence encodes:
- the LOC107811640 gene encoding uncharacterized protein LOC107811640, whose product MDVSVDTPTVDSVPVVRDFPDMFPADLSDIMDQRYQLPFEAGQSAEARSFEVGYRGAWFRCKIKEISRRGGHWKALLEYFDYPDESMFSGMFWLSCFFGRLNSKCQCSKKMCTDNHLMPSMYSEVDMKNMQPQRTGSFENLAYLAELTWTELYQVPPYQSGKSKEIRQLILRPEYPPTHLKSKVSDVTSTSDVTIVTDGTWKAGDLVDWWTADCYWFGKLTKLLGNSKAEIELVPPPLGEGATYEVFVKDLRPSLDWSPEFVWAVPASQDGENRCGCARLLKPVSQALFDVPSSIGHTMCKGRRESQATAGSSSNSSFSTRLSGNSLPNEKRDLKTTEFVEHSLSVDDSTEAANRTKERGFKSKRLMEQPPNAADSKEAANTSKQSIWSVSDSVSPIGDAAAKSAGPTDKDLNYFHCPLKKFKTSGEIRLNSMESNSVEAVILDLEELANKISWLKRTMECGRSLSDAVRPSWEFVEHNGTFTKK is encoded by the exons atggatgttagtgttgatacacctacagttgattcagttccagtagtgcgGGACTTCCCTgatatgtttccagctgatctttcag ATATCATGGACCAGAGGTATCAATTACCTTTTGAGGCAGGGCAATCAGCTGAAGCAAGGTCTTTCGAGGTTGGATATCGTGGTGCATGGTTTCGGTGTAAG ATAAAGGAGATAAGCCGCAGAGGAGGACATTGGAAGGCCTTATTGGAATACTTCGACTATCCAGATGAAAGTATGTTCTCTGGGATGTTCTG GTTAAGTTGCTTTTTTGGTCGTCTGAATTCTAAATGTCAATGCAGTAAGAAGATGTGCACAGACAACCATCTAATGCCATCTAT GTACTCAGAAGtagacatgaaaaatatgcaaCCACAGAGAACTGGTTCCTTTGAGAACCTTGCCTATTTGGCAG AATTGACATGGACAGAGCTATATCAAGTGCCCCCATATCAAAGTGGGAAGTCGAAGGAGATAAGGCAACTGATACTGCGCCCAGAGTATCCTCCAACCCACCTTAAAAGCAAAGTGTCCGATGTTACCTCTACTTCTGATGTAACTATAGTTACTGATGGTACTTGGAAGGCAGGCGATTTAGTTGATTGGTGGACTGCTGATTGTTATTGGTTTGGAAAACTGACAAAGTTACTTGGCAACAGTAAAGCTGAG ATTGAGTTGGTGCCACCTCCATTGGGTGAAGGTGCAACTTACGAAGTCTTCGTCAAGGATCTGCGCCCATCGTTGGATTGGTCTCCAGAATTTGTTTGGGCTGTGCCTGCATC GCAGGATGGTGAAAATCGTTGCGGATGTGCTCGGCTACTTAAACCTGTTAGTCAAG CTCTTTTTGATGTTCCATCAAGTATAGGACATACTATGTGTAAAGGTAGAAGGGAAAGCCAGGCTACAGCTGGATCGTCATCAAACTCATCTTTCTCTACTCGTTTATCTGGTAACTCACTACCAAATGAAAAGAGGGACCTCAAAACTACAGAGTTTGTAGAACATTCTTTGAGTGTTGATGATTCAACAGAGGCTGCAAACAGAACAAAAG AAAGGGGCTTTAAATCCAAAAGGTTAATGGAACAACCTCCAAATGCTGCCGATTCAAAAGAGGCCGCAAACACATCAAAGCAAAGTATTTGGTCTGTTAGTGACTCTGTTTCACCTATTGGAGATGCTGCTGCAAAAAGTGCAGGGCCAACTGACAAGGACCTAAACTATTTTCATTGTCCTCTGAAGAAGTTTAAAACCAGTGGTGAAATTCGACTAAATTCGATGGAGTCCAACTCAGTGGAAGCAGtaattttggatttggaggaACTTGCTAACAAGATCAGTTGGCTGAAAAGAACAATGGAATGTGGAAGATCTCTGTCTGATGCTGTTCGACCTTCATGGGAGTTTGTAGAACACAATGGAACATTTACAAAGAAATGA